In Nitrospirota bacterium, the DNA window AAGGCCCAAGCCAGATTGCAATTACACCCTGCGAAGGGATGAGGATAACGTATCGTCTTTTCTATACGCATCCTGCTTTTGGAGAGCAAAAGCTTGGCATTGATGTTACGACAAGAAAATTTATCAGCGAGATCGCGCCTGCGAGGACCTTCGGGTTTCTCAGAGATGTTGAAATGCTGAGAGCGAAAGGCCTTGCAAAGGGCGGTTCATTAGAGAACGCGATTGTACTCGGTGAAAAGGAAGTGTTGAACGGCAACAAGCTGAGGTTTAAGGATGAATTCGTGCGGCACAAGATTCTTGACGCTATTGGGGATATTTCCTTGATAGGTTTGCCGGTATACGGACATATCATTGCAAACAAATCAGGACATACCTTACATATAAAACTTCTCAAGAAAATTCTCTCAAGCAGAGATTCATGGGAGATCGCTTCCGAGCCGGTTATCGCGCCTTCAATGACCGGACTGGCCGCACAGGTTTAAGAAACCAACTGGTTTATTTTTACCCTTATCCCTCAAGCTGACTTAAATTCAAAGATTGATGCAAAAAAAAGAGCTGTCCCATCATTGCACGATGGGACAGCTTAATTTCCGTAATGCTGTCGAGATACTTATTTCTTTTTCTTTGCAGGTGCTTTCTTTGCTGTCTTCTTTGCAGTAGCTTTTTTCTTTGTTGCAGCGGCTTTCTTTGTGGCGGCCATTAATATTCACCCCCTTTCTTCTCTCCCGTTTATACGGGAGTAGATTTTACAACCTTCCTAAGAGCAAAATTTTTTTTGCGCTTAAAAGTTTCTTTACGGAACGTTCTCCGCTTTTCTTTAAGGTTTTATATTCAGCCTGACTCATTATTGTATAGCGAATTTCCCTGCCGAACCTTTTTTCAACGTCATCCAGTGTCTTGCCTATATT includes these proteins:
- a CDS encoding UDP-3-O-acyl-N-acetylglucosamine deacetylase; this translates as MRLQNTLKNEIIITGNGLHTGHIINMRLRPAPRDSGIVFIRTDKRDTRIKANVSSVVDTTFATTLASEGVRVGTVEHLLAAFAGLDIDNVYVEIDGPEVPIMDGSALPFVNKIMEAGIAKQAKTVSFIRIREPIVVMEGPSQIAITPCEGMRITYRLFYTHPAFGEQKLGIDVTTRKFISEIAPARTFGFLRDVEMLRAKGLAKGGSLENAIVLGEKEVLNGNKLRFKDEFVRHKILDAIGDISLIGLPVYGHIIANKSGHTLHIKLLKKILSSRDSWEIASEPVIAPSMTGLAAQV